AAAAGCTGTTTGTAAACCTCACCGCCGCCTATGACGAAAGTATCGTCACCGCCGTACTTTTCGACAATCGTTTTTATGCCGTGAACAATCTCCGTACCGTCGCACTTGAAATTTTTGTCGGTTGTAAGTACAACATTTTTTCGATTTTTAAGCGGTTTTGCGTTAGGGAAGCTCTCCAACGTCTTTCTGCCCATAACAACCGTCTTACCCATTGTTTTCTCTTTAAAAAATTCCATATCCTCGGATATGCGGAACAGCAAATTCATACCTTTGCCAATGCCCCACTTTTCATCAACCGCCGCAATTATTTTCATTCTGTTTCATCAGGAAATATCAATTCCTGTGCATACGGAAGTGTTCTCGCCCAATCGATGAATGACTTTGACCATTCTGTCAATTTGTGAAATCTTCTCTGACCTTTTGAACACATCGCCAAAAGATTTTCGTATGTCATTGTAACGGTTCTTGTCTGCTGCCATGCTGACGGCAACCATCTGATAAGCTCTTTCCAATATGCCTTATCCTTTGTTTCAAGATACTTTACACGCATACTTTCCAAAAATTCTATATGCTTGTCTATCACATCACCAAGTTTTGTGCCGTCATAATCAAGATCTGAATTGTAATCGTCAATTTCAAAACACTCGGCAGTAATAGGTGTTGACGCAAGTTTGTGCATTGTCGATGTACTGTTCGCGGTTGTACCGACCTTATACGTATCAAATTCTTTCCACCAATAAAGCGGACCTGTTATATCAACCGACACAAAAATCTGACGCATAAATTTTCTGTGTTCACTGCCTGATTTTATAAGTCTTTGCGCCAAATCTAAATCGTTTTCACCGATTACGACTTTTCCGTTCTCCTCAACCGTATCATTTTTACGCCATGATTCAAGAGGGTTTCTCATACCTTTAAGCGCACGTTTAAAGCCGTAAACCTCTGTATTTTCAAATTTCATTTAGTTACCTCTTTTCATTTCGATATACTCGTCAAATGTACACATTCTGTCCACGATTGTGCCGTCCTCACGAATATCAATAATTCTGTTTGCAACGGTATTCACAAATTCGTGGTCGTGTGACGCAAATATAACGTTTCCCTTGAACGCTTTCAAGCCGTTGTTTACCGCAGTGATTGACTCAAGGTCAAGGTGGTTTGTAGGCTGGTCAAGTATAAGTATGTTTGATCCGTACAACATCATTCTTGAAAGCATACATCTGACTTTCTCGCCACCGGA
The DNA window shown above is from Hominilimicola fabiformis and carries:
- a CDS encoding dihydrofolate reductase, which translates into the protein MKIIAAVDEKWGIGKGMNLLFRISEDMEFFKEKTMGKTVVMGRKTLESFPNAKPLKNRKNVVLTTDKNFKCDGTEIVHGIKTIVEKYGGDDTFVIGGGEVYKQLLPYCDSAYITKVFSDGNADVFIDNLDENEMWELGNVSEKYVENGISFAFYTYINKNPQSHFEQKTL